The segment GGCGAAGGCGACGGCGAGCAGGAAGAAGGGGAAGACGGCGCCCTGCAGCAGCGGGGCGAGGGCGAACGAGACCCCCGCCGCCAGCGAGGCGATCAGCGCGGAAAGAATCCAGACGATGGCGCCACGGTCTCCGATCTCGCCCCTCGTTCCTTGCAGTTCCAATTTGCAACCCGTTGATCTTATTGGCTCCGTTGAAAGACCGCAGCCCGTGTGCTACCAACTTCGACCGCAATGCGCGTCGTGGGAATCATGTGCCCCGGCGGGGGGTTCGAGCGCGCATCGAGGGGTCGCCCGGCGGCCCCTCGGCCGAATGGCCCTGTCCTTCGACAGCCAAGGAGCCTTGAAGCGATGAAGACTGCCAGCTCGATTGCGGCGATGGTGCTTGCCGCCTCCACCCTGCTCGCCTGCGGCGGCCAGGGCCAGACCGCCGGCGGCGCGGCGCAGCCCGCTGCGGCGAAGAAGCAGGGCGAGGTGATCGCCACCGTCGGCGGCGACGCCATCACCGTCGACGATTTCCAGGCCAAGATGGAGGAGCAGTCGCCCTTCATCCGCGCCCGCTACACCACGTTGGAGCGGAAGAAGGAATTCCTCGACAACATGGTTCGCTTCGAGGTGCTCGCGCAGGAAGCCGAGCGCCGCGGCTTCGCCAACGACCCGGACGTGGTCGCGACCATGAAGAAGGTCATGGTCCAGAAGCTGATGCGTGCGGAGTTCGACGAGAACGCCGCTGCGCAGGAGATCCCCGAGGCGGAGCTCAAGGCGTTCTACGACGCCAACGTCAACGACTACGTGAAGCCCGAGCGGGTCCGCGTCAGCCACATCTTCCTCGCTGCAGCGAAGGGCGATGCGACCCGCGCCAAGGCCAAGAGCGAGGCAGCCCGGCTCCTCGCCGACGTGAAGGGCAAGGAGGCCGGTCCGATCAAGACCGCCTTCGCCGAGACCGCCAAGACCCGCTCCGAGGACACGGCCTCCAAGGCCGCAGGCGGCGACCTGCTCTTCAAGACGAAGGAAGAGCTGGCGCAGGCCTGGGGCGAGAGCTTCGCCGACGCGGTCTTCGGCATGAAGACCATCGGCGAGGTGGGCGGCATCGTGGAGACCGACAAGGGCATCCACCTGGTGAAGCTCACGGGCAGGCAGAACGCCCTCGACCGGCCCTTCGAGTCGGTGAAGAGCCAGATCCAGAACCGCCTCTTCCGCGAGAAGCGCACCAAGTCCTTCGAGGACTTCGTCGCGCAGCTCAAGGAGAAGGCGAACGTGCAGGTGAAGGACGACGTCCTCGCCAGCGTCGAGGTGGTCCCCGCTGCGGAGCAGGCGCTCGGCGCCGGCATGCAGCCCCCCGCTGCGCCTGCCGCCCCGATGCCGGTGCCGGTGAAGGCCGACACCAAGGCGGAGCCGAAGACCCTGAAGGGCCCCAACGGCCGCACGGTCACCCTCCCCGCCGGCGCGCTGCAGGCGCCGAAGCCGCAGCTGCTCAACCCGCCCAACAAGGCGGAGAAGTAAGCGCGCTCCTTCGCAGCCCCTCTTCGCACCCCGGCCCCCCGCGCCTCCAGGCAGCGGGGGGCCGCTTCATTTCCGGAAAAGCCATGTCCATCCGTCGCGCCGCCGCTCTCGCCACCCTCCTCGTCCTCGCCGGCTGCACCGAGGCGGGGGAGGACGCCCGCGATCCGGTGGTAGCGCGGGTGAACGGGGAGCCGATCCGCGCGGCGGAGCTCCGCGCCGCCCTGGCGCAGGTGGGCCTGGGCGCGGTGCCGGCGGAGCTGGCCAACACGGTGCTCGAGGAGATCGTCGACCAGCGCCTCCTGCTCCGGGCCGCCAGGGAGAAGGGACTTCGCGTCGCCGACGAGGAGGTCGACCGGGCGGTGACCCGCCTGCAGGCCGACTACCCGGGCGAGACCTTCGGCGAGATGCTCGCAGCAGAGGGGATCGAGCCGGCCTCGCTCCGGACCAGGGCCCGCAAGGCGCTCCTCGTCCAGCGCCTCTTCGTCGAGGAGGTGGTGGCGCGGGTCGCCGTCACCGACGACGAGATCGCCGCCTGGATCGAGGCCCACGGGGCCGAGCTGGCGAAGCCGGAGCGGGTGCGCGCCGCGCAGATCGTGGTGAAGAGCGAGGAGGAGGCCCGCCGCCTCCACGCGGAGCTGCAGAAGGGCGCCTCCTTCGAGGAGCTGGCGGCTGCCCACTCGCTCTCTCCGGATGGAAAGAATGGCGGCGATCTGGGGTTCTTTGCACGGGGGGAGATGCCGCCCCCCTTCGACGAGGTCTGCTTCTCCCTGCAGCCCGGCAAGCTTTCCGACGTGGTGAGCAGTTCCTACGGCTTCCACGTGTTCAAGGTGCTGGAGCGGCACGAGGCGGTGACGCCGGAGCCCGAGACGCTCCGGCGGGAAGCCGAGCGCCGCCTCCGCCGGGAGAAGGAAGCCGCTGCGCAAACGGCGTTCTTGCGCCGCCTGCGCGAGGCTGCGCAGATCGATGTCGACGAGGCCGCGCTTCTGCGGCAGTTGGGGAATCCGTGAAGAACCGCAAGCACATCGCCCTCGCCCTGCTCGCCCTGCTGGCCCTCGGGCCTGCATCCGCCTCCGCAGCGACCGTCGACAGGATCGCCTGCACCGTCGACAACGAGGTGATCACGCTCTCTGAGGTGGAGGAGCGCGCCACCCTGCTCCAGGTGCAGGCGCCCCGCGCCAGCCGCGCCACCCTGCTCCGCGAGGCGATGAACGACCTCGTCGCCGAGCGCCTCTTCGCCAAGGCGATGAAGGAGCTGGCGATCGAGGTGCAGCCGGCGGAGCTGCAGGCGGCGTTGCAGGGCGTGCTCCAGCAGAACGGGCTCTCGAGCCAGGAGCAGCTCAAGGCCGCCGTCGAGGGGCAGGGGCTCGAATGGGACGAGTACCTCGACACGATGAAGCGCCAGCTCGCCCAGTCGAAGCTGATCAACCTGCGGGTGCGCTCGCAGGTGAAGGTGAGCGAGGACGAGGTGAAGCGTCGCTACGCCGAGGTGGCTGCCACCGAGAAGGGCGAGCAGGAGGTCCACGCGAGCCACATCCTCGTGACCGTCCCCGCCGAGGCCGGCGAGGCGCAGGTGCAGGCGGCCCGGGAGAAGGCCGCTGCCCTGGCGACGAAGGCACGCGAGGCCGACGCCGACTTCGACGCGCTCGCCCGCTCCTCCTCCGACGGTCCGTCGAAGACCGATGGCGGCGACCTCGGCTGGTTCAAGCGGGGCGAGATGGTGCCCGAGCTGGAGAAGGCCGCCTTCGGCCTGCAGGCCGGCGAGGTGAGCGAGCCGGTGCGGACCCGCTTCGGCTGGCACGTGGTCAAGGTGCAGGAGCGCCGGACCGTCGCCGCCAGGCCCTTCGAGCAGCTGGCCGATCCGATCCGCGAGCGGCTCTACCGCGAGGAGATGGAGCGGCAGACGCTGCGCTACCTCGAGGAGCTGAAGAAGGCCGCGGTGATCACCTACCCGGTGCGCGAGTTCGCGCCCACCCGGACCTGATGGCGACGAGGGCCCGGGGGGCTTTGGCGAAGCCGCTGGTGGCGATCTCGATGGGTGATCCGAGCGGGATCGGCCCCGAGGTGATCGCCGGCGCCCTCGCGCGTCCGGCGGTGCGGCGCGCAGTGCGGCCGCTGGTCTTCGGCGACGACGGCGCTTACGCCCGGGCCTGCAAGGCACTCGATCTCCCCGACCGTCTCGCCCGGATCGATCCGGGCGACGTCGTTCCTGCCGCCGGAGCGCTGGTGCGGATCTCGCGGCTCCGTGCGGCGGATCGCAAGGCGGGCAAGCCCTCCCCCGCCGGCGGCGAGGCGCAGGGCAACTACCTGGAGGCGGCGATCGAGGCGGTACGCAGCGGCGCCGCCGCGGCGATCTGCACCGCGCCGATCAGCAAGGCGGCGATCCACGGCGCCGGCTGGAACTTTCCCGGACACACCGAGCTGCTGGCGGAGCGCTTCGGCGTCGGCAGGGTGGTGATGATGCTGGCGGGCCCGGTGCTCCGGGTGGTGCTCGCCACCACCCACGTGGCCCTCTCCGAGGTGCCGAAGCGGATCACGCCCGAGGGGATCGCCGAGGTGCTGCGGATCACCGATCGCTCGCTGCGGGAGCGGCTCGGGATCCGGCTGCCGAAAATCGCGGTCTGCGCGCTCAATCCCCACGCAGGCGAGGGCGGCCTCTTCGGCGACGAGGAGGCGCGGATCATCGCGCCGGGGATCGAGTTGGCCCGGGCTTCCGGGGTGCGGGCCGAGGGGCCCTTCCCCGCCGACGGGCTCTTTCCGCGGGCGGCCCGGGGCGGCTGGGACGCGGTGCTGGCCATGTACCACGACCAGGGGCTCGTCCCGCTCAAGACGGTCCACCTCGAGACCGCGGTGAACGTGACCCTGGGCCTCCCGATCGTGCGCACCTCGCCGGATCACGGCGTGGCCTACGACATCGCCGGCAAGGGCAGGGCGGATCCCACCTCGATGGCGGAGGCGCTGCTCATGGCGGCCCGCATGGTCGCCGCGGGCCGCTGACGGAGGTCGGGCCGGCGCGTGCCGGCCCGAATCTCCTCTCCGCTACTTCCTCTCGTAACGGACCAGCCACGACTGCAGCCGCAGCTCGGGCAGGTAGTCGCCGCCGCCGCCGAGCCGCGGGACGTAGGGCTCGCCGCGGAAGAGCGCCCGGTAGGCGATCTCGTTCTCGCCGGAGACGAGCACGTCGCTCACGTCCTGCACCCAGGGCTTCACGTCCTGCCCCGGGCACCAGCCGGCGCGGCCGAAGGGCCAGCTGCCGAATTGGTTGGGCACCACGCCCTGGTCCACGCGGGCGAAGCAGCCGTAGCGATCCTTCGCCTCGGGGTGGCTCTCGCTGAAGGCGGTGCCGTTCACCGCGAACTCGTGCTCGCTGTCGCAGAACTCGGCGCAATTCTCCCAGGTGGAGCCGAAGCCGTGGCCGGTGACGACGTTGTAGATGCCGACGCGGGTGGTGGTCGGATCGTCGACGGTGAACTTCACCGGCTCGAAGCGGCCGTTGTACTCCTCGTTCCAGGGGATCGCGCCGCTGGCGCCGTAGAGGAAGCGCACCTCGACCGGCCGCTCCTGCTTGCCCGCATCCCAGAGCAGGATGCGCAGGTGCATGTCGTAGCCGTTGGCGCCGGTGTACTTCAGCGTGCGGGAGCCGCCATTGGCGAAGAGGGGCAGCAGGGGCGAGACGTCGGTGAGCCACTCGCCCTCGCGGCCGTAGGGCGTCACGTAGCGCACCAGCTCCGTGTCGCAGGACGCGGGATCTTCCTCGTCGCAGACGAAGAGGTGGTGGGCGTAGTCCCACTCGTTGCAGCCCGCCTCGAGCCCCTGCAGGTGGCCGGGGCAGGCGGTGTAGAGGTAGACCGCCATCGAGTCGAAGCGGGCCATCTCCGCTGCGCTCGGCAGCGTGATCTCCACGCTGGTGGTGTGGCCCGCCTCCCAGCCGCCCTGGTGGCGATCGCCGTCGAAGACCACCACCTCGGTGGCGGCGATGGCGCCCATCTCGCGCTCGAGGCGGCGCTCGTAGTCGAAGCCGACCGCCTCCCTGGCGAGGAAGCGCAGGTGGGGCGCACCGTCGTTGAAGTCGTAGAGGCTACCCGCCTCCCGCCAGCGGCCGAAGCGG is part of the Vulgatibacter sp. genome and harbors:
- a CDS encoding peptidyl-prolyl cis-trans isomerase, whose protein sequence is MKTASSIAAMVLAASTLLACGGQGQTAGGAAQPAAAKKQGEVIATVGGDAITVDDFQAKMEEQSPFIRARYTTLERKKEFLDNMVRFEVLAQEAERRGFANDPDVVATMKKVMVQKLMRAEFDENAAAQEIPEAELKAFYDANVNDYVKPERVRVSHIFLAAAKGDATRAKAKSEAARLLADVKGKEAGPIKTAFAETAKTRSEDTASKAAGGDLLFKTKEELAQAWGESFADAVFGMKTIGEVGGIVETDKGIHLVKLTGRQNALDRPFESVKSQIQNRLFREKRTKSFEDFVAQLKEKANVQVKDDVLASVEVVPAAEQALGAGMQPPAAPAAPMPVPVKADTKAEPKTLKGPNGRTVTLPAGALQAPKPQLLNPPNKAEK
- a CDS encoding peptidylprolyl isomerase, with protein sequence MSIRRAAALATLLVLAGCTEAGEDARDPVVARVNGEPIRAAELRAALAQVGLGAVPAELANTVLEEIVDQRLLLRAAREKGLRVADEEVDRAVTRLQADYPGETFGEMLAAEGIEPASLRTRARKALLVQRLFVEEVVARVAVTDDEIAAWIEAHGAELAKPERVRAAQIVVKSEEEARRLHAELQKGASFEELAAAHSLSPDGKNGGDLGFFARGEMPPPFDEVCFSLQPGKLSDVVSSSYGFHVFKVLERHEAVTPEPETLRREAERRLRREKEAAAQTAFLRRLREAAQIDVDEAALLRQLGNP
- a CDS encoding peptidylprolyl isomerase, coding for MKNRKHIALALLALLALGPASASAATVDRIACTVDNEVITLSEVEERATLLQVQAPRASRATLLREAMNDLVAERLFAKAMKELAIEVQPAELQAALQGVLQQNGLSSQEQLKAAVEGQGLEWDEYLDTMKRQLAQSKLINLRVRSQVKVSEDEVKRRYAEVAATEKGEQEVHASHILVTVPAEAGEAQVQAAREKAAALATKAREADADFDALARSSSDGPSKTDGGDLGWFKRGEMVPELEKAAFGLQAGEVSEPVRTRFGWHVVKVQERRTVAARPFEQLADPIRERLYREEMERQTLRYLEELKKAAVITYPVREFAPTRT
- the pdxA gene encoding 4-hydroxythreonine-4-phosphate dehydrogenase PdxA, producing MAKPLVAISMGDPSGIGPEVIAGALARPAVRRAVRPLVFGDDGAYARACKALDLPDRLARIDPGDVVPAAGALVRISRLRAADRKAGKPSPAGGEAQGNYLEAAIEAVRSGAAAAICTAPISKAAIHGAGWNFPGHTELLAERFGVGRVVMMLAGPVLRVVLATTHVALSEVPKRITPEGIAEVLRITDRSLRERLGIRLPKIAVCALNPHAGEGGLFGDEEARIIAPGIELARASGVRAEGPFPADGLFPRAARGGWDAVLAMYHDQGLVPLKTVHLETAVNVTLGLPIVRTSPDHGVAYDIAGKGRADPTSMAEALLMAARMVAAGR
- a CDS encoding peptide-N-glycosidase F-related protein, whose amino-acid sequence is MSRWSASLVACAWIAAACGSDNDSTQATCEPACLAGQDCVDGACVGEPLPDADGDGVPDESDRCGSTATGSAVDESGCSWAEAPVPLPEGPYGTGIRDAAGDFTVQTLGGSFAFHASWTGNDSHLFLVRAAGNAYSDAIAGSDVGAFLAESPANVHYLFLDVEDDEAARRAAQEAMLSRFEEALALLDPAVAAQWRTRLHFVTDAVDALDGSLGAFFAAHPNFAFGIDRFGRWREAGSLYDFNDGAPHLRFLAREAVGFDYERRLEREMGAIAATEVVVFDGDRHQGGWEAGHTTSVEITLPSAAEMARFDSMAVYLYTACPGHLQGLEAGCNEWDYAHHLFVCDEEDPASCDTELVRYVTPYGREGEWLTDVSPLLPLFANGGSRTLKYTGANGYDMHLRILLWDAGKQERPVEVRFLYGASGAIPWNEEYNGRFEPVKFTVDDPTTTRVGIYNVVTGHGFGSTWENCAEFCDSEHEFAVNGTAFSESHPEAKDRYGCFARVDQGVVPNQFGSWPFGRAGWCPGQDVKPWVQDVSDVLVSGENEIAYRALFRGEPYVPRLGGGGDYLPELRLQSWLVRYERK